The Paenibacillus sp. FSL R7-0204 genome includes a region encoding these proteins:
- the yjfF gene encoding galactofuranose ABC transporter, permease protein YjfF, producing MSLNRKYIPIVVTILLFIVMFTAGSFRYTGFFSLQVLMNLLVDNAFLLITAVGMSFVILSGGIDLSVGSVIALSTMVSASLVQQQGWPPAVVIPLVLLMGAVFGTIMGAIIHYFAIQPFIVTLAGMFLARGLCYVISIDTITIDNTFYTAMAQTRIPLPGGSFLSISAVIAILVVAVAIFTAHYTRFGRNVYALGGSEQSALLMGLPVARTKVLVYTLSGLCSALAGVVFTFYMLSGYGLHAVGFELDTIAAVVIGGTLLTGGVGYVLGTFFGVLIQGVIQTIISFEGTLSSWWTKIVIGLLLFIFILLQRVLSSRRLTLKE from the coding sequence ATGTCTCTTAACCGCAAGTATATTCCGATTGTTGTCACCATTCTGCTCTTCATCGTCATGTTCACCGCCGGTTCTTTCCGGTACACCGGCTTCTTCTCCCTTCAGGTGCTGATGAATCTGCTGGTTGACAATGCCTTTCTGCTAATCACGGCGGTGGGCATGTCGTTCGTTATTCTGTCTGGCGGCATCGATCTGTCGGTCGGCTCTGTGATTGCGTTATCCACAATGGTCTCGGCGAGCCTCGTGCAGCAGCAGGGCTGGCCGCCCGCCGTGGTCATCCCGCTGGTACTCCTGATGGGCGCTGTATTTGGCACGATTATGGGAGCGATTATCCATTATTTCGCCATCCAGCCATTCATCGTCACACTGGCCGGAATGTTCCTGGCCCGGGGCTTATGCTATGTCATCAGCATCGATACCATTACTATCGATAATACCTTCTATACCGCCATGGCCCAGACTCGGATTCCACTGCCGGGCGGCAGCTTCCTGTCCATCAGCGCTGTTATCGCTATACTTGTCGTAGCAGTTGCTATCTTCACGGCTCACTATACCCGGTTCGGACGCAATGTGTATGCACTTGGTGGCAGTGAGCAGTCAGCGCTGCTGATGGGGCTGCCCGTGGCGAGAACCAAGGTGCTGGTCTATACGCTTAGCGGGCTATGCTCGGCGCTGGCAGGTGTGGTGTTCACCTTTTATATGCTGTCGGGTTACGGGCTGCATGCCGTTGGCTTCGAGCTGGACACCATTGCAGCGGTCGTCATTGGCGGCACACTGCTGACCGGAGGGGTCGGATATGTGCTGGGTACCTTCTTCGGGGTACTGATTCAGGGTGTGATTCAGACGATTATCAGCTTCGAGGGCACACTCAGCTCCTGGTGGACGAAGATTGTCATCGGCCTGCTGCTGTTCATCTTCATCCTGCTGCAGCGGGTGCTAAGCTCCAGGCGGCTGACTTTAAAAGAATAA
- a CDS encoding ABC transporter permease: MSVVMKHHLFWPLCVLAALLLFNLCYSPDFFSITVHDGHLYGSLIDILNFGAPLILVAIGMTLVVATKGIDLSVGSIVAISGAIACLSISRGADQNSMGLILTSVLLAAGLSLMLGAWNGLLVSGAGIQPIIATLILMVAGRGIAQLITGGQIITVTSTKYAYIGSGSLAALPFSIFVVALVLVIALLLTRRTALGLFIESVGCNPAASKMSGIRAHLVILAVYVFCGLCAGIAGLLLSSNVSSADGNNAGLWYELDAILAVVIGGTSLNGGRFYLTGTVIGALIIQTLTTTIYMIGVPPEITLVVKACVVLAVCLIQSDTFRAAVAARWKSRHYPAEKEMSRHVS; this comes from the coding sequence ATGAGCGTAGTAATGAAGCATCATTTATTCTGGCCGCTGTGCGTACTGGCTGCGCTGCTGCTGTTCAACCTGTGTTATTCGCCGGATTTCTTCTCCATCACCGTCCATGACGGGCATTTATACGGCAGCTTGATCGATATACTGAACTTCGGTGCCCCGCTGATCCTCGTAGCTATCGGAATGACGCTGGTAGTCGCTACCAAGGGGATCGACCTGTCGGTCGGTTCCATAGTAGCCATCTCGGGCGCTATCGCATGCTTGAGTATCAGCAGGGGAGCGGATCAGAACAGTATGGGGCTGATCCTGACCTCAGTGCTGCTGGCCGCAGGCCTGTCCCTGATGCTGGGAGCCTGGAACGGACTGCTGGTCTCCGGGGCCGGGATTCAGCCGATTATTGCCACGCTGATTCTGATGGTTGCGGGAAGGGGTATCGCCCAGCTCATTACCGGCGGACAGATTATTACGGTAACCAGCACTAAGTATGCGTATATCGGGTCCGGTTCACTTGCTGCGCTGCCCTTCTCTATTTTTGTCGTAGCGCTGGTTCTGGTGATTGCCCTGCTGCTTACCCGGCGGACGGCCCTCGGCCTGTTCATCGAATCGGTGGGCTGTAATCCGGCCGCCAGCAAGATGTCCGGCATCCGTGCCCACTTAGTTATACTGGCCGTCTATGTGTTCTGCGGGCTATGCGCCGGCATCGCCGGCCTGCTGCTCAGCTCGAATGTCTCCAGCGCTGACGGCAACAATGCCGGTCTCTGGTATGAGCTGGACGCTATTCTGGCTGTGGTCATCGGCGGGACGTCGCTCAACGGCGGCCGTTTCTATCTGACCGGTACTGTGATCGGAGCGCTGATCATCCAGACGCTGACCACCACCATCTATATGATCGGCGTCCCGCCGGAGATTACGCTGGTTGTTAAGGCCTGTGTCGTCCTGGCCGTCTGCCTGATCCAGTCTGACACCTTCCGCGCCGCGGTTGCCGCCCGCTGGAAGTCGCGGCATTACCCCGCTGAGAAGGAGATGAGCCGTCATGTCTCTTAA